From Burkholderiales bacterium, the proteins below share one genomic window:
- the thiL gene encoding thiamine-phosphate kinase codes for MPSEFDLIARYFTRPARRTVLGVGDDAALVRLPQGKELVVAADMLLAGRHFFPEDDAESVGHKALAVNLSDLAAMGAVPRWALLSIALPEADETWLAAFSRGLFALAEEHGVALIGGDTTRGPLTLALTVLGEVERGAALRRSGAKANDDLWVSGTLGDAALALMALRRQVSLSPAELASLLPRLHRPTPRLALGRRLTGLAHAAIDISDGLLADLGHVLAASRVGAEIWLAALPLSPVVAAWQGEAAGRRAVLAGGDDYELLFTAPVAARRTIEALGRRLELPLTRIGRITRGSGLVLLDAQGQRVTFEERGFDHFA; via the coding sequence ATGCCTTCCGAATTCGACCTCATCGCCCGCTATTTCACCCGGCCCGCCCGGCGCACGGTGCTGGGGGTGGGCGACGACGCGGCGCTGGTGCGCCTCCCCCAGGGGAAAGAACTCGTGGTGGCGGCGGACATGCTGCTCGCCGGGCGGCATTTCTTCCCCGAAGACGATGCCGAGTCCGTGGGTCACAAGGCGCTGGCGGTGAATCTCTCCGATCTTGCCGCCATGGGGGCGGTGCCCCGCTGGGCGCTCCTTTCCATCGCCCTGCCCGAGGCGGACGAAACCTGGCTTGCCGCCTTCTCCCGGGGACTTTTCGCTCTCGCGGAGGAACACGGTGTGGCGCTCATCGGTGGCGATACCACCCGCGGTCCCTTAACCCTCGCCCTCACCGTGCTGGGGGAGGTCGAGCGGGGGGCGGCGCTACGCCGCTCCGGGGCAAAGGCCAATGATGACCTCTGGGTTTCGGGCACGCTGGGCGATGCGGCCCTCGCCCTCATGGCCTTGAGGCGGCAGGTGTCCTTGAGCCCCGCAGAGCTGGCGAGCCTCCTGCCGCGGCTGCACCGCCCCACACCGCGGCTTGCCCTGGGGCGGCGCCTGACGGGATTGGCCCATGCGGCGATCGACATCTCCGATGGTCTGCTCGCCGATCTTGGCCACGTGCTGGCGGCTTCCCGCGTCGGTGCCGAGATCTGGCTTGCTGCGCTGCCCCTCTCCCCCGTGGTGGCCGCCTGGCAGGGGGAAGCGGCAGGGCGCCGCGCCGTGCTGGCCGGCGGCGACGATTACGAGCTGCTCTTCACCGCCCCGGTGGCCGCGCGGCGGACCATCGAGGCTTTGGGGCGCCGGCTAGAGCTTCCTTTGACCCGCATCGGCCGCATCACCCGGGGCTCGGGGCTGGTGTTGCTGGACGCCCAGGGCCAGCGGGTGACCTTCGAGGAGAGGGGGTTTGACCACTTCGCCTGA
- a CDS encoding alpha/beta hydrolase: MKNALTALLLLFAWAQLCLAETAQRVVDLPTRPGVTQRFLLLTPPDAKAAVIVFAGGHGALNIDDRGGFGWGGGNFLVRTREQFAQQGLVVAVIDKPSDVPNLNQRRQTPEHVEDVRAVMAWLRAQTKLRVWLIGTSRGTQSAAWVATALADAPDRPDGLVLTATILSDKRERAVPEMGLERLNIPVLVVHHENDGCVHCRYGDIPQLMDKLINVPRKALFAVQGGISRGNPCDAWAYHGFNGVEKDVVESITAWILAN; this comes from the coding sequence GTGAAAAATGCTTTGACCGCACTCCTGCTGCTGTTTGCGTGGGCTCAGCTGTGCCTGGCCGAGACCGCGCAGCGCGTGGTCGATCTCCCGACCCGACCCGGCGTCACCCAGCGTTTCCTTCTGCTTACCCCGCCCGATGCGAAGGCGGCCGTGATCGTTTTTGCCGGTGGGCATGGCGCCCTCAACATCGATGACCGTGGCGGCTTCGGCTGGGGCGGCGGCAACTTCCTCGTGCGCACGCGCGAGCAATTTGCGCAGCAAGGTCTTGTCGTCGCCGTGATCGACAAGCCGTCCGATGTGCCCAACCTGAATCAACGCCGCCAGACTCCCGAGCACGTCGAGGATGTGCGCGCGGTGATGGCCTGGCTGCGGGCGCAGACAAAGCTGCGGGTATGGCTCATCGGCACGAGCCGCGGCACGCAGTCCGCCGCCTGGGTCGCGACTGCGCTGGCCGACGCGCCGGACCGCCCAGACGGCCTGGTGCTCACGGCGACCATCCTGAGCGACAAACGGGAGCGGGCGGTGCCGGAGATGGGGCTGGAGCGCCTGAACATTCCCGTGCTCGTGGTGCATCACGAAAACGACGGCTGTGTCCATTGCCGGTATGGCGACATCCCGCAGCTCATGGACAAGCTCATCAACGTGCCGCGCAAGGCGCTCTTCGCCGTTCAAGGCGGCATCAGCCGGGGGAATCCGTGCGATGCCTGGGCCTACCATGGCTTCAACGGCGTGGAGAAAGACGTCGTCGAGAGCATCACGGCCTGGATCCTGGCCAACTAG
- the nusB gene encoding transcription antitermination factor NusB, translating to MAKSRHKARELALQGLYQWLVGGNAVADILSHLREAEDFAQADEGYLTTLLAGVTAQQASLDALLVPKLDRDIARLSPIEHAILLMGAYEAQHCPEVPYRVVIDEAVELAKRYGGTDGHKYVNGVLDKLVAELRPAEVGRARAS from the coding sequence ATGGCCAAGAGCCGACACAAGGCCCGTGAGCTCGCTTTGCAGGGCCTCTACCAGTGGCTGGTGGGGGGCAATGCCGTGGCCGATATCCTGAGCCACCTGCGGGAGGCGGAGGATTTCGCCCAGGCCGACGAGGGCTACCTCACCACGCTTCTTGCCGGCGTCACCGCGCAACAGGCAAGCCTCGATGCCCTGCTCGTGCCCAAACTGGACCGGGACATCGCCCGCTTAAGCCCCATCGAGCATGCCATTCTGCTCATGGGCGCCTACGAGGCGCAGCACTGTCCGGAGGTGCCCTACCGGGTGGTGATCGATGAAGCCGTGGAGCTGGCGAAGCGCTATGGGGGCACCGACGGCCACAAATACGTCAACGGTGTGTTGGACAAACTGGTGGCCGAGCTGCGGCCGGCCGAGGTGGGCCGGGCGCGGGCCTCCTGA
- the ribH gene encoding 6,7-dimethyl-8-ribityllumazine synthase yields the protein MARKYDNITEIEANLDGAGLMIGIVMARFNIDVAEGLLGACAAELRKLNVRDENSTLVTVPGALEVPLALQFMANSGRYDALIALGAVIRGETYHFEVVANESASGITQVQLDTGIPIANGILTTDTEDQALARMETKGRECARVAVEMANLRKRL from the coding sequence ATGGCCCGCAAATACGACAACATCACCGAGATCGAAGCCAATCTCGATGGCGCCGGCCTGATGATCGGCATCGTCATGGCCCGTTTCAACATCGATGTGGCCGAGGGCCTGCTGGGCGCCTGTGCCGCGGAACTGCGCAAACTCAATGTGCGCGACGAGAACAGCACCCTGGTCACCGTGCCGGGGGCGCTGGAGGTGCCCCTGGCGCTGCAATTCATGGCCAACAGCGGGCGCTATGATGCCCTGATCGCGCTGGGGGCGGTGATTCGCGGGGAGACATACCATTTCGAGGTGGTGGCGAATGAATCCGCCAGCGGCATCACCCAGGTGCAACTGGACACCGGCATCCCCATCGCCAACGGCATCCTCACCACCGACACCGAGGATCAGGCCCTCGCCCGCATGGAAACCAAGGGCCGCGAGTGTGCGCGGGTGGCGGTGGAGATGGCCAACCTGCGCAAGCGCCTGTGA